DNA sequence from the Candidatus Deferrimicrobiaceae bacterium genome:
GTACGCGAGATCCGGAAACACAGGCCCGAGGTCGTGATCTGCGGCGACCCGCAGGCCTGGTTTTTCGAGAACCACTACATCAACCACCCGGACCACCGCGCCGCGGCCGTGGCGGCGCTCGAGGCCGTCTTTCCCTGCGCCGAGATGGAGCTTCTGTGGCCCGAGGAGGGGCCGGCGCACAAGGTGCACGCCGTCTACGTCTGCGCGACCCATACCCCGAACACCTGGATCGACATCACCGGCACGATCGACGCGAAGATCGAATCGCTCCGGGTCTACGGAAGCCAGGTGGGGGGGTGGGATCCGTCGGAGAGGATCCGGGAGCGGGCCGGCCGCGAGGCGGAGAGGGCGAACCGGATGCCGGCGGAGAACGAAAGCGGCATTCCCGATCCTCATTCCCCGCCGGTCTACCTCGAAGCATTCCGCGTGATGAAACTCAAGGAGTAGAGGCGGGCGCCCGTGCCCCCGTCAGAACGGGTAGCCGCGCTTCCCCTGCAGCCCTTTGAGACACGCGATCTCCCCGCAGTGGGTGAAGCCGTTCCCCAGGATCCCGTTGTTGATCACGTACCCCACCGTGGACGGCCCCAGCCCGAGCGCGGTGAGGTCGACCGGACGGTCCAGGTCCCTGCCCCGAAGCGAGGCCAGGTAATCGTCCGAGGCGGCGTAGACCGCCTGTGCGTATTTTTTAAGCGCCGGCAGGTCGACCTTCACCGTGCGGCTCCATCCGCTCCAGTCCGGGAACCCCGGCTTCTTCGGGTCGAACGAGGGAGGCAGTTCGCTAAGCCCCGTCTTCCCCTCCCACCCGGCGGCGAACAAGGGGGCGCCCCCTTGGAACATCCCGTTGATGACGCCGTCTTCCGAGACGACCACGTGCGCGTACGTCGCCCCGATCGGCAGCGCGACGCCCGGGGGGATCCAGTGGGCGGCTTCCGGCGTCACGTCCGCCATCGTTCCCTCCAGGATCTCGTGGACCGCCTTCAGCTGTTCCCGAAGCAGTGAAATGACGTTTCGTTCCGCTCCCGCCATGGGATTCCTCCTTTCGGCGACCGACGCCTCCCTGGGATGAGTATCCGATGACCCTGGCGCATCCCGGGTTTCGCGTCACCGGGGACATTCCGGGGACATTCCTATCCGGGTGGGGACACTCCCAGGGGGGACATTCCTATATCGAGTTTTGTGTTGAGGAGTGTCCCCCCCCAGCGTTGAGGAGTATCCCCGCCCATCGCTACGCTTCCGGGACTCCGGCACGCAGGGCGCAATGAGCGGCTTCGCGGCCTCGGCCTGCTCCGCCCATGGCACGCCCCGTTGCGAGGATGCCGGCAACCGGAGGTCCCGTGGCGCAGCGGGGGGTTCCGCAGCGCTGGACGGGACGAGGAAGGCGGAAAGAACGTTACGCGTTCGACCGGTTCGTGATCGGCATGCGGCGGTCCTTGCCCAGGGCGCGCGGGGTGATCTTGACCCCCGGCGGCGCCTGGCGCCGCTTGTACTCGCTGCCGTCGACGAGGGACACGACGCGGCGGACGACCTCTTCGGGGTACCCCGCCGCGACCATCGCGGGGATGCTCCGGTCCTCCTCCACGTACATCCGGAGGATCGGGTCGAGGACCTCGTAGGCGGGCAGCGAGTCCGAATCCTTCTGATCGGGCGCAAGCTCGGCCGACGGGGGCCGGGTGAGCGCCCTCTCCGGGATGACGGCGCGGCCGCAGGTGCGGTTGTAGTGGCGCGAGAGGCTGTAGACGCTCGTCTTGAACAGGTCCTTGATCACGGCGAACCCGCCGGCCATGTCGCCGTACAGGGTCGCGTACCCGACGCTCATCTCGCTCTTGTTCCCCGTGGTGAGCACCAGGTGGCCGAACTTGTTGGAAAGCGCCATGAGGATCAGGCCGCGGATGCGGGCCTGGATGTTCTCCTCCGTCGTGTCGGGGGGATAGCCCCGGAAAGGCTCCGCGAGCTCGGACGCGATCGTCCGGAAGATCTCGCCGATCGAGAGGTCGATGCACCGGATGCCCAGGTTCCCGGCAAGCGCGTGGGCGTCCTCGACGCTCATCTTCGCCGTGTAGGGCGACGACAGCGTCACCCCCAGCACGCGCGAGGGCCCCAGAGCCTCCGCCGCGACCGCGGCGACCAGCGAGGAGTCGATCCCTCCGGAGAGCCCGATGATCGCGCCGGGGAACCGGTTCTTGTCGACGTAGTCGCGCGTGCCCAACACGAGCGCGCGAAAGATCTCCTCGTCGTTTTTCGGGGCGGGCGCGGTGCGCCCCCCCTCTGCCTCCCCGTCCACGTCGCAGAGCAGGAGGTCCTCCTCGAACATCTTCGCCCGCGCCAGAAGCCTGCCTTTCGAGGAGACGACCATGCTTCCCCCGTCGAAGACGAGCTCGTCCTGCCCCCCCACGAGGTTGCAGTAGGCGACCGGGCACCGGGAGGCGGCGGCGTGCCTCGCCACCAACTCCCTCCTCGTCTCCCACTTCCCCGCGTGGTACGGGGAGGAAGACAGGTTGAGGATCAGCCGCGCCCCCGCCCTGGCCTCCCGGGGGAGAGGGCCGCGGCGGACCCAGATGTCCTCGCACACCGTGACGCCGATGGCGGACCGCCCCGCGGGGAAAAGCATCGGTTCCTTGCCCGGGGAAAAATACCGGACCTCGTCGAAGACCCCGTAATTGGGGAGATGCATCTTGCGGTAGATCCCGCGAATGCGGCCGCCCGAGGCGATCCCGGCGGCGTTGTAATTCTTCCCCCCGGCGTCGCGGTCCACGAAGCCGACCACCGCCGTGACCCCTCTCACCTGCCGGGCGATCGTGCGCCATGCCGAGCGGTTCTCCTCGATGAACGAGGCGCGCAGGAGCAGGTCCTCGGGGGGATAGCCCGGAATCGCCAGCTCGGGGAAGACCACGAGCGCGGCTCCCGCCTCCCGCGACCGTTCGACGTAGTCGAGGATCTTCCGGGCGTTCCCCGCGATGTCCCCCACGGTCGTATTGATCTGCGCAAGGGCGATGCGGAGCGGCTTCATGGCATCATTCTCCCGGAAACGGGGCCCGGGGGGAAGAGCGAGTGCGCAGGGTGGAAAAAAACAGCCTCCCGGGTATAGTACCCTGTATGCCGCACTCCCTCTATGACCGGAACTATTACCTCCTGAACGGATCGAACTTTCTCTACTCCCTCTACGGGACGATGTTCATCTTCCTCCCGGCGTTCCTCTACACGCTTCACATCCGGGAGGGACAGATCGGCCTGATCATGGCCACGGGGACGCTCGTCTCCGTGGCGCTCAAGCCGGTCAACGGTCTGTTCGTGGACCGGGGCGGGCGCACCGCGTTCCTGGTCTCCGGCGCCCTGCTCGCCTCCGCCTCCACGATCCCGTGGATCTTCGTGCGGGAAGGAGGCGCGCACCTCTACGCCATCCGCATCTTCCAGGGGGCGGCGTACTCCTTCTTCGCCACCGCCTCCTACGCCTACATCGCCGCGGCCGCCCCCGAAAACCGCCGCGGAGAAGCCCTGGGCGTCTTCGGCCTGTCCTTCTTCCTCCCCACGGCGCTCGGGGGATGGCTCGGGGAGTGGGTGATCGGGAAAGCGGGGTTTTCCGTGCTGTTCCTGTCCGCCGCCGTCATCGCGTTCCTGGCGGGGCTTTTCCCGCTGGGGATGGAGGAGCCGGATCGATCCTCCCGGCTCCCGGTCCGCTCCCTCCTCGATTTCCTCTCCCGGACGTATTTCATCCCGAACACGGCGTCGTTTTTGTTCGGCACGGCGTACGGGTCGATCTTCACGTTCCTCCCCGTCTTTTTGCTGATCCGGAAGGTCTCCACGATCGGGGTCTTCGTGGTGGTCTACGCCCTGACCGTCGTCGGAACCCGGACGCTGGGACGCAAGCTCTCGGACCGGCTGCCGCGCGAGCGGCTTTCCCTTCTCTGCCTGCTCCTCCTGGGGATCGGGATCCTCTTTATCCCGTTCGTCCGGGGACACGTGGGTCTTGCCCTGGTCGCGGCCGTCTCGGGGACGGGACACGGTTTTCTCTTTCCCTCCCTCTCCGCGCTCATCCTCGACCGGGCGGGGAGCGAGAAGGGGGGAATGGCGATGGCGATGTTCACGGGGGCCTTCGACATGGGGCTGGTCATCGGGGCGGGGGCCTTCGGTTTCGTGGCCGAACACCTGGGGTACCGGGCGATGTTCTTCTCCGCTGCCGGCTTCACCGCGGCGGGGGCGCTCTTCTTCTTTACCCAGGACCCGTCGTTCCGGAGAGCATCACCTCCCGGACCCGGGCCACCGGGATAGTCGGCTGCCGGGGCGCCCCGATACCCGTCCCCCCCCCAAGTGCAGGATCGTTCGACGACCCGCAGGAAGCACCGGCACGATATCCGAATGAAGAACGTCGATCGGGACGCTCGCCTCGGCCAGGGGGTCACCCGGCGGGTCGAGCCCGCTTCATTGCCATTTCGCCCGATCGAGCAGCTTCATGAAGTTCCGCTTCGGCTTGTGCGCCGCGCGGACCGACTCCAGGTACCGCGCGAACTCCGCCTCCCGGCCCAGGCGGACCATCAGCCCGCGGATTTGGCGGAGAAGACCGATGGCCGCCCGATACGCCTCGTTGTTCTTGCGCGCGAGCGTCGGCTCGATCTGCTGCCGGTAGACGGGAAGGGCGTCCTCGGGGTGATCCCTCTCCCGCTTGGCCGCAAGCTGCATCCAGAGGTCGTTGGTGCAACCGCCCGCTTTCGCCTCCTGCCAGGCGGCATCGTCGTCCTTCTCCCGAAGGAAGATCCTCACGAGCTCCGAGTGGTCGGCCCGGCCGGACCCTCCCCATCGATCCTTCCGTGTCTCCCGCTTCGCCTCGTCGATCCGTTCGCGCAAATGAGCGAGCGCCTTTTCGCGCCACTCCCCCCAGCGGCCGATCCTGTCCGCGTGGCGCTTCAGGTTCTCATACTGGCCCAGATCCGGCGAGTCCGTAAACCCGGCCCAGGCGAGCGCCATCGCCTCGTCATGCCGCTTCCGGCGGTGATACTCCCCGGCGAGGAACTCCCGGAGCCTCGAATCGGTCCGCCGGGGAAAAGCCTTCAGGCCCCGCTCGGCCCATTCCAACGCGGGATCGTGCTTCCTCGCCTCCTGGAAGGTCTCGGCGATCCGGAGGTAGGCGTACGGGGAGGAAAGGTCGCGCTTCATGACGGCGACGACCGCTTCGACGTCGCCGGTCCGCCGGGCCAGCGTCTCCATGATGTGCGTGATCCGGAAGCGGTTCCCGTGTTTCCCCGGATCGTCCCGGCCCGCATCCAGGGCCGGCACCTGCGCCCACTCGGCCTCCGCCAGATTCCTGTACACGGCCAGTCCCTTCTCGCCGAGGACGTGCGCGTACTTCTCCGCGGCGCCGAAAAACGTGTCCCAGTCCGTGCGGAGCTCCCACTTGAAGAGCCGCCTGGCGAGTTCTTCGGGGTCGGGCTTCGCCTTCCTGCAGGCGGCGTGATGAATATCCTGAAGCCGTTCGAAGATGCCGCCCATGCACCCGTCCGAGTCGTCGATCGAACCCATGGCGTCCTCGACCGCGCCAAGCGCGTGCTCGGCGAGATCGATGACCTCGGCGGCGTGGCCTTCCTTCAAAAGCCCCTCGATCGAGTCGGCCACATCCTCGACGCCCTGCGCGTAGTCGTGCGCCGAGCGGTAGTCGACGAATCCCCCGGTGTCGACGGCGTCGTCGATCGCCTGCCGAAACGTAGCGATGTCCAGGCCCTTCCGCGCCTTCCGAGCGGCTTTCATGAGCAGCCGCTGGCGCAGGCGATCGTCCTCCATGGCTTGTTCCATCAGCATGCCGACGAGCGCGTCCTTCTCCCGCCCGGCAAGGAAGACGCGGACATCGTCCATCGTGACGGAGGGCTTCGCCGGCTTCCCGGGCGACGTCTTGCCTTCCTTTCCTTGTTCGAGCCACGCCAGGCCGACGGCCACGCAATGCTTGCAGAACGCTCCATCGGTCCCCACGGGGCAGGTGCACGAGAATTCGACGTCCCCCTCCTCGACCCACAGCTTCACGCGGTACTCCCGCGTACCCAGAACCCTGGCCGTGAGAATCCCTTCGTGCTCCGCGAGAGCGCGGACCTGCCCTTCGGCGAAGTAGTCCTCGCCGCGCTCGAACGACCGCGCTCCCGCCATCCGGCGCAGGGTGCGCCGGTCCAGCGCCTTCTCCAGCGCGCTTCTCCCGCGAGCGGTCATGGCGATCCTCCGCACCACGATGCCGATGTGCCGCCGGGGGCGGAACCGGTCGGACCGTGCCTGCCGGCGACCAAGGAGGAGTCCGGGCGGATCACTTGACCTGAGCGGCGAGCCATTCGAGGGCTCCCGACGTGGCTTTCCATGCCGAACGATTCCCATGAACGTAAACGATCGCTTCGC
Encoded proteins:
- a CDS encoding SWIM zinc finger family protein — its product is MVRRIAMTARGRSALEKALDRRTLRRMAGARSFERGEDYFAEGQVRALAEHEGILTARVLGTREYRVKLWVEEGDVEFSCTCPVGTDGAFCKHCVAVGLAWLEQGKEGKTSPGKPAKPSVTMDDVRVFLAGREKDALVGMLMEQAMEDDRLRQRLLMKAARKARKGLDIATFRQAIDDAVDTGGFVDYRSAHDYAQGVEDVADSIEGLLKEGHAAEVIDLAEHALGAVEDAMGSIDDSDGCMGGIFERLQDIHHAACRKAKPDPEELARRLFKWELRTDWDTFFGAAEKYAHVLGEKGLAVYRNLAEAEWAQVPALDAGRDDPGKHGNRFRITHIMETLARRTGDVEAVVAVMKRDLSSPYAYLRIAETFQEARKHDPALEWAERGLKAFPRRTDSRLREFLAGEYHRRKRHDEAMALAWAGFTDSPDLGQYENLKRHADRIGRWGEWREKALAHLRERIDEAKRETRKDRWGGSGRADHSELVRIFLREKDDDAAWQEAKAGGCTNDLWMQLAAKRERDHPEDALPVYRQQIEPTLARKNNEAYRAAIGLLRQIRGLMVRLGREAEFARYLESVRAAHKPKRNFMKLLDRAKWQ
- a CDS encoding MFS transporter encodes the protein MPHSLYDRNYYLLNGSNFLYSLYGTMFIFLPAFLYTLHIREGQIGLIMATGTLVSVALKPVNGLFVDRGGRTAFLVSGALLASASTIPWIFVREGGAHLYAIRIFQGAAYSFFATASYAYIAAAAPENRRGEALGVFGLSFFLPTALGGWLGEWVIGKAGFSVLFLSAAVIAFLAGLFPLGMEEPDRSSRLPVRSLLDFLSRTYFIPNTASFLFGTAYGSIFTFLPVFLLIRKVSTIGVFVVVYALTVVGTRTLGRKLSDRLPRERLSLLCLLLLGIGILFIPFVRGHVGLALVAAVSGTGHGFLFPSLSALILDRAGSEKGGMAMAMFTGAFDMGLVIGAGAFGFVAEHLGYRAMFFSAAGFTAAGALFFFTQDPSFRRASPPGPGPPG
- a CDS encoding DinB family protein gives rise to the protein MAGAERNVISLLREQLKAVHEILEGTMADVTPEAAHWIPPGVALPIGATYAHVVVSEDGVINGMFQGGAPLFAAGWEGKTGLSELPPSFDPKKPGFPDWSGWSRTVKVDLPALKKYAQAVYAASDDYLASLRGRDLDRPVDLTALGLGPSTVGYVINNGILGNGFTHCGEIACLKGLQGKRGYPF
- a CDS encoding NAD+ synthase, which gives rise to MKPLRIALAQINTTVGDIAGNARKILDYVERSREAGAALVVFPELAIPGYPPEDLLLRASFIEENRSAWRTIARQVRGVTAVVGFVDRDAGGKNYNAAGIASGGRIRGIYRKMHLPNYGVFDEVRYFSPGKEPMLFPAGRSAIGVTVCEDIWVRRGPLPREARAGARLILNLSSSPYHAGKWETRRELVARHAAASRCPVAYCNLVGGQDELVFDGGSMVVSSKGRLLARAKMFEEDLLLCDVDGEAEGGRTAPAPKNDEEIFRALVLGTRDYVDKNRFPGAIIGLSGGIDSSLVAAVAAEALGPSRVLGVTLSSPYTAKMSVEDAHALAGNLGIRCIDLSIGEIFRTIASELAEPFRGYPPDTTEENIQARIRGLILMALSNKFGHLVLTTGNKSEMSVGYATLYGDMAGGFAVIKDLFKTSVYSLSRHYNRTCGRAVIPERALTRPPSAELAPDQKDSDSLPAYEVLDPILRMYVEEDRSIPAMVAAGYPEEVVRRVVSLVDGSEYKRRQAPPGVKITPRALGKDRRMPITNRSNA